TAATCGAAAGAAAGTTCAGTAAAAATGATACTGCTGCAATTGAAATAAATTATTCAGGCACTCCCGAAACAGAAGGATTCTCTTCCTTTGACTTCACAACGATTGGTAAAGCAACAAACGTGTATTCGTTGAGCGAACCAAACTACGCTCCTACATGGTGGCCATGCAAGGACAGAATAGATGATAAATTCTTTGTGAGTATTGAAGCGGAATATCCCGATAGTTTAAAGCTTGCAGCACAGGGAAAATTAATTGAAAGAAAAGAAGAGAACGGACTGATAAAAGAAAAAAGAAAATCTGAATATCCTATTTCAACATATCTCGTCTCACTTAATCTCGGAAAATTTTCTCACTGGTCAGATATATACACAACTCAGGATACATTATGCTCAATGCCTGTAAGTTATTATGCTTTTCCTGCCTATGAAGAAGATGCAAGGATTGACTGGGCGCGAACTCCAGAAATGATAAATTTTTATTCATCAATTTTCGGTGAGTATCCTTTTGTGAATGAAGGATACGGAATGGCAATGTTCGGATGGATAAACGGTGCAATGGAGCATCAGACAATTTCCAGCATGGGATATAATACTGTAACCGGAAATCAGGTGTTCGATAAAATTGTTGTGCATGAGCTTGCTCACCAGTGGTTTGGTGATGCAGTCACGCCTGTTTCATGGAAGGACATCTGGCTGAATGAAGGTTTTGCAACTTACGCTGAAGCGTTATGGGTTGAATATAACGACGGCAAAGTTTCATTATCAAATTATATGAACAGACTTGATAACGGTTATTTCTATGGAACACTTTATAATCCCGAAGTAAATTTGTTCGGTCCCACTGTTTATAATAAAGGCGGCTGGTGTTTACATATGCTGAGAGGAGTAACGGGAGACTCATTATTTTTTGATATTCTGAGAGATTATTACTCACGTTACAAATATAAAAATGCATCGACAACAGATTTCAAAGTTGTATGTGAAAAAATTTACGGTAAGGAACTTGATTGGTTCTTCAACGAATGGATAATTAAAGGAACGGGGAGACCGGAATACGAGTGTAATCTGAAGCAGAATGGTTCGCGATTTGAAATAAATCTTAAACAGATTCAGTCAGACGATGTATATAAAATGCCGGTGACATTCAGAATTGAAACTCAGTCGGATGTTAAGAATTTTACTTTTTTTAATAACGAGAGAGAACAGGTTTTCACGGGAGAAATTCAGGGCAAAGTGAAAAAATTAACACTCGACCCTGATAATTATATTCTGAAAAAAGTAAAAAAGGTTACTTACTAAAGTTACTTTTTAAAATTAGCAATATATCTTTCTTTTAAGATGCTGATGTGATGTTTAGTGTGACCGCTGATTATATAAGCCAATGCGCGGACAGAAACAGGCGAGCCGTTTGCAGTCCCTCTTAAAGCCAGTCTTTTTTCATCAAGGCTTTTAAACAATTCAATATTTGCTCTTCTCAAAGCCGTAAACTCATCAAGTAAAGAGGCCATGCTTCTGTTATCGAAGTTTCCGTTTTTTACATAGAAATTTTCTTCAAATCCTGAAAGCGGAGTTTTATCTTTTCTTGAAATTCTTAATGCTCTGTATCCGAAAATTCTTTCTGCATCCATAATATGTCCGAGCAGCTCTTTAACGCTCCACTTAGCTTTTGCGTATCTGAAAGTCTGATGAGGTGTTGTAACCGAACCGAATGATTTTTTTATAAGCAGAATCTGATTCTCGAGGGATTTTATAACATCGTTATCCGTATTTAAGTCAATATAGTACTTGTAATATGAGGCGCTTTCGCCTGAAGCAGGTTTTTTCATTTTTGATTTAAAATTTGTAAACAAATTTATGTAATATAATTTTCATTTGAAATTTATTTAATCTTTGATAGATTTAAAAATATACATAAGCCCTTATGAAACCTTTTATGGTTTTAAACGTCAAATTAATATAAATGAAAACTAATGTAATAAGAAAAGCAGGAAAACTTGCCCTAGCTACCAGAATAAAGCTTCTTGCTGAGAAAATGCTTCAGGACGGCTCGGAAATTTACAAGTCTTTGAATATAGATTTTGAACCGAGATTTTTTGCAGTCTTTTATCTTTTAAAAGATTATCCGTCACTTTCCGTGACTGAAATTGCGCATCATATAGGAATTTCACAGCCTGCGGTAACGCAGATTCTGAATTCGATGATCAAAAAAAATCTTGTGAAGATGATAAAAGATAAAGTCGATACAAGAAAAAAAATAATTACGATCTCAAAAAAAGGCGAGGCAATGCTTCCGCAGCTTCTGCCGTTATGGAAAGATTTTGAGGAAGGAGTTGGTGAAATTTTTACAAGATCTAATATAAATATTCTTGATGTACTCGATAAAATAGAAAGCGCAATTGATGAAAAAAGTATTTTTGAAAGAGTTACTGAACGTGTGAAGAATAGACTGAGACAAAACGTAAAAATTATAAAATACAGTCCCGAATACAAAAATTATTTTAAAAATCTGAATCTTGAGTGGTTGAATCATTTTTTTGAGGTCGAACCGGTTGACAGAAAAATTCTGAACAATCCCGAAAGTGAAGTAATAGATACAGGGGGAATGATTTTTTTTGCATCGATAGACGATGAAATTGTAGGAACATGCGCCATGATAAAAACGGATGATACTTTTGAACTAAGCAAAATGGCAGTAACAGAATCTGCAAGAAGCAAACAGGCAGGTCACGTGCTTTGCGAAGCTGCGATAAATTTTGCTAAGGATAAAAAAGTGAAATCGATATTCTTAAGCACAAGCCCTAAGCTTGCTGCAGCAGTAAATCTTTACACCAAATTCGGATTTATACCCGAGGAAATTTCCGAAAAAAATAAAAAATACAAAAGAGATACTTTCAAAATGGTACTTGCACTGGAAAGTTAGTGCGACTACTGAAATGTTCACTTGTCTAATGATTAATACTTAAACTAATTTAAAAATGAAAACTATAATCTTAACCTTACTAATTATGCTGGCATTTAAAACGCAGGCACAGCAGATGCCGCCGCAGGTAAAGCTTGATTCCAAAATGAAATCTGAAGCTGTAACAAATCTCTCAAAAACACTTATTGAAAATTATATATTCCTGGATTCAGCTAAAAAAGTTGAAGCGCTACTAAATGCGAATTTGAAAAACGGTGTCTATGACAATATCGAAGATCCCATGCAGTTTGCACAGCAGATAACAAAAGATATTCAGTCAATTACACATGATAAACATTTACGCTTCGGATTTAATCCCGGCATGGCAGCTGACTTATTAAAAGGCGGCGATGACGACGAGAACAATCCCATTCTTCAGAAGAAATACGAAGAAGAAATGAGACAGGGAAATTTCGGATTTAAGAAAGTAGAAATCCTTAACGGTAATATTGGCTACTTAGACCTCCGCGGATTTAACGATGCAAGGATTGCTACCGAAACCGGTGCTGCTGCAATGAATTTTCTTTCTAATGCAAATGCTGTAATAATTGATTTACGAGAGAACGGCGGCGGTGACCCTAACATGGTAAAATTTCTCTGCAGCTATTTATTCGACAGCAAAGTTCATCTGAATGATTTATACTACAGAAAGAAAAATGAGACAGAGGAATTCTGGACACTTGAAACAGTTCCAGGTAAAAAACTGACAAACATGGATGTGTATGTGCTTACTTCTCATTTCACATTCTCCGGAGCGGAAGAGTTCACCTATAATCTTAAAAATCTAAAACGCGCAACTATCATTGGTGAAAATACAGGTGGGGGAGCAAATCCCGGCGGACCTGTCCGAATTTCTGAAAATTTTATCTGCTTTGTTCCTACAGGAAGAGCAATAAATCCTATTACAAAAACCAACTGGGAAGGAACAGGCATTGCTCCCGATATAGAATGTAAAAAAGAAGATGCGCTTACAATTGCACAGATAGAAATTTTTAAGAATCTCATATCAAAATCAAACTCGGAAGAACAGAAGCAGCAGTACAAATGGAACATTGAACCTCTCGAAGCAAAATTAAATCCTGTTACTGTATCCTCAGAAGTTTTACAAAAATATGCAGGAGATTACGGTCCGAGAAAAATTTATTTTGAAAATAATCAGCTGATATATGAAAGACCCGGAGTGCTGGGCAAAACAAAACTTACTCCTATAAGAGCAGATTATTTCACTCTTGAAGCAAGAGATAATTTCAGAGTTAAGTTTAATACTGATGCTTCAGGCAATGTTATTTCGTTGACTGGAATGTACTCTGACGGAGTGCAGGAAGAAAACAAAAAAGAAAAATAATTTTGATCGCCCGCGAAAGCGGGCGATTTCCTTTCAAACTAACCTACTTTTCAAATAAATCCAAAAGTATCGCGAAAATTTTTTTATCGAAAATAAATAAATGTTAACTCAGAAACTTATTCTTGCATTATGTAAAGTTGATTTTATCTTCATGTTTTCTCTTATATATAATTGAACACAATCTGCCTCTTTTTTACTCCATTCTCATGTCAAGTATTTTTTTACTTTTT
This genomic interval from Bacteroidota bacterium contains the following:
- a CDS encoding M1 family metallopeptidase yields the protein MKKIKFVIALSLLPLLIASCTYLPFFNKVKNQFIQKERIDDASIINEQNKFDVLENKLKFRFNIPKKILFGDVTTVFRVLSDSLNKIYLNFYDNMIINSVKSKNENLIYNRDNNYLIIERKFSKNDTAAIEINYSGTPETEGFSSFDFTTIGKATNVYSLSEPNYAPTWWPCKDRIDDKFFVSIEAEYPDSLKLAAQGKLIERKEENGLIKEKRKSEYPISTYLVSLNLGKFSHWSDIYTTQDTLCSMPVSYYAFPAYEEDARIDWARTPEMINFYSSIFGEYPFVNEGYGMAMFGWINGAMEHQTISSMGYNTVTGNQVFDKIVVHELAHQWFGDAVTPVSWKDIWLNEGFATYAEALWVEYNDGKVSLSNYMNRLDNGYFYGTLYNPEVNLFGPTVYNKGGWCLHMLRGVTGDSLFFDILRDYYSRYKYKNASTTDFKVVCEKIYGKELDWFFNEWIIKGTGRPEYECNLKQNGSRFEINLKQIQSDDVYKMPVTFRIETQSDVKNFTFFNNEREQVFTGEIQGKVKKLTLDPDNYILKKVKKVTY
- a CDS encoding DinB family protein, which produces MKKPASGESASYYKYYIDLNTDNDVIKSLENQILLIKKSFGSVTTPHQTFRYAKAKWSVKELLGHIMDAERIFGYRALRISRKDKTPLSGFEENFYVKNGNFDNRSMASLLDEFTALRRANIELFKSLDEKRLALRGTANGSPVSVRALAYIISGHTKHHISILKERYIANFKK
- a CDS encoding MarR family transcriptional regulator, coding for MKTNVIRKAGKLALATRIKLLAEKMLQDGSEIYKSLNIDFEPRFFAVFYLLKDYPSLSVTEIAHHIGISQPAVTQILNSMIKKNLVKMIKDKVDTRKKIITISKKGEAMLPQLLPLWKDFEEGVGEIFTRSNINILDVLDKIESAIDEKSIFERVTERVKNRLRQNVKIIKYSPEYKNYFKNLNLEWLNHFFEVEPVDRKILNNPESEVIDTGGMIFFASIDDEIVGTCAMIKTDDTFELSKMAVTESARSKQAGHVLCEAAINFAKDKKVKSIFLSTSPKLAAAVNLYTKFGFIPEEISEKNKKYKRDTFKMVLALES
- a CDS encoding S41 family peptidase; amino-acid sequence: MLAFKTQAQQMPPQVKLDSKMKSEAVTNLSKTLIENYIFLDSAKKVEALLNANLKNGVYDNIEDPMQFAQQITKDIQSITHDKHLRFGFNPGMAADLLKGGDDDENNPILQKKYEEEMRQGNFGFKKVEILNGNIGYLDLRGFNDARIATETGAAAMNFLSNANAVIIDLRENGGGDPNMVKFLCSYLFDSKVHLNDLYYRKKNETEEFWTLETVPGKKLTNMDVYVLTSHFTFSGAEEFTYNLKNLKRATIIGENTGGGANPGGPVRISENFICFVPTGRAINPITKTNWEGTGIAPDIECKKEDALTIAQIEIFKNLISKSNSEEQKQQYKWNIEPLEAKLNPVTVSSEVLQKYAGDYGPRKIYFENNQLIYERPGVLGKTKLTPIRADYFTLEARDNFRVKFNTDASGNVISLTGMYSDGVQEENKKEK